The DNA window GCGTGGGACGAGGTACTCGAACACGACGTGAGTGCGGACGTCACGGTTCTCGGCTGGCGGGGGGATGCCGGGATCGGTGAGTCGCTGCGTCGCGGCATCCCGGTCATCGCCTGCCCCGACAACCGGCTGTACTTCGACTACCGCCAGTCGGATGATCCGCGTGAGCCGATTCCTGTCGGTGTCGTCGTCGGACTTCGAGATGTGTACTCGTTCAGCCCGGTTCCGGAGTGGGCCACGGCCGAGCAGGCCGTGTTGCTGCGGGGAGCGCAGGCGAACCTGTGGGCTGAACACATGGAGGACGCCCGATCACGGGACTACATGCTCTGGCCGCGGGCGTGTGCCCTCGCCGAGGTGCTGTGGAGCGGGCCAGGAGGAGCCTTCGAGGAATTCGAGACGCGGCTGCAGTCGCACCTCGGCAGGCTCGACGAGCGTGGCGTTGAGTATCGCCGTGCGGGCGGACCCCTCCCGTGGCAGGAGCGTCCGGGTGTGGGCGGTCGGGTGCAGAAGCCTGAGCAGCGCCAGCAGGAGATCGACGCGCTGACCGCCGCGATCGTGCGCTGACCGAACCGGCCTCGAACCGACCTCGAGCCGCCCGTCAGCGAGGGGCGCCGGTGGGTCGAGGTCTAGTGCATCGACACCAGGATCTTGACCTCGTTGTCCTTGTTCGAGACGAGGCGTTCGATGCCTTTCTCGATCAGGTCGTCGACGACGATCTTCGAGGTGATGAACGGCGCGAGATTCACCTTGCCGCTTCGCGCGAGTTCGATCGCCTCAGGGTGATCGTTCGCGTAACCGATCGAGCTGCCGAGCACACGATCACCGAACGTCAGCTCGGCGGCGATGTCGATTTCGATCGGGTGGGTGTGAATGGCCACGATCTCCAGCCGGCCGCCAGGGGCAAGAACGTCGAGAAGCTGGTGCACCACAACGTCGATACCCGCAGCGTCGAACGCGACATCCGCTCCGGCGCCGTCGCTGTGCGCCGCCACCACGGCTTTGAGGTCTTCGGTCGACGGGTCGACCGCGACATCCGCGACGCCCGAAGAGACAGCTTTCTCGCGGCGAGCCTGTGAGACCTCGCTGACGATCGTCTTCACGCCCTTGGCCTTGAGCACGGCTGCCAGCAGCAATCCGATGGGACCGGCGCCACCGACGACGGCGACCTGGCCCGCTGTCACTCCGGCGTGCTTCGCGGCGTGCAGCCCGACCGCGAGCGGCTCGATGAGGGCGGCCTGGTCAAGCGGGAGGTCGCCGACGGGGTGTACCCAGCGTTTCTCAACCACGATGTGCTCGCTCATGCCGCCGCCGAGCCCCGAGATGCCGATGAAGCCCATTTGCGCGCACAGGTTGTACTTGCCCGCCTTGCATGCCGCACAGGTGCCGTCGACCATCAGTGGTTCAACAACCACCGAATCACCGACGTTGAGTCCCTCGACGCCCTCGCCGATTTCTTCGACGACACCCGAAAATTCATGACCGAAGACGACAGGCAGCGTCTCGTGAGACAGGGGATGCGGGGTGTCGGTCGACGGCGCGGGAGGTATCGGTCCGTCGTGGAACAGGTGCAGGTCGCTGCCGCAGATGCCGCAGAATGCCGGCGCGATTTTGACGGTCCCCGCTCTCAGCTGGGGCTCCTCAATATCCTCGACACGAACATCTTCCTTGCCGTAGTAGCGTGCAGCCTTCATGTCTCGCTCTCCTTCGTCGCGTTACCCGAACCGGGCACTCACGATCCCCGATTCGGCGTCGAAGGTCACCGGCCATAGGTCCCGACGGGGGAGAGCATCACCAGCCGTCCGGCCCACTGCTCCCGGCGGGGTATTCCTCCAACGGCGCCTCGCCCGCCTGCCAGGCGTTGAGTACCGGGGTAACGATGCGCCAGCACTGCTCGGCAATGTCGCCGCGAACAGAGAGCAAAGTGTCGTTCTGCAGGATGCCCGCAAGCACCTGTGCGTACGCGTCAAGTTCCGGCTCACCGGGTCGCGCCTCGAGGGTCACGCGTCGCAGTTCCGCCGCGTCGTCGGCACCGTTGACGAACAGGTCGAGGTCGACGTCACCGTTCTCGAGCGACATCCGCA is part of the Mycetocola zhujimingii genome and encodes:
- a CDS encoding 2,3-butanediol dehydrogenase, with the protein product MKAARYYGKEDVRVEDIEEPQLRAGTVKIAPAFCGICGSDLHLFHDGPIPPAPSTDTPHPLSHETLPVVFGHEFSGVVEEIGEGVEGLNVGDSVVVEPLMVDGTCAACKAGKYNLCAQMGFIGISGLGGGMSEHIVVEKRWVHPVGDLPLDQAALIEPLAVGLHAAKHAGVTAGQVAVVGGAGPIGLLLAAVLKAKGVKTIVSEVSQARREKAVSSGVADVAVDPSTEDLKAVVAAHSDGAGADVAFDAAGIDVVVHQLLDVLAPGGRLEIVAIHTHPIEIDIAAELTFGDRVLGSSIGYANDHPEAIELARSGKVNLAPFITSKIVVDDLIEKGIERLVSNKDNEVKILVSMH